The following nucleotide sequence is from Mycobacterium sp. Z3061.
GGCGGGCCTCACGGGCGATTTTCACGTCCCGGCCGCGCAGCTCGTCCTGGGTTGCGTACAGGTCGCGCACCTGCAGCCACAGCGCGCCGGGAAAGGGTCCCCGGGAATGGTCCGGCTCGTCGTAGCCGGTCAGTTCCAGCAACGACTGGCCGGCGAAAAACACTGTGCCCGCGCCGTACTCGCGGGCGATTGCCAGACCGATCTCGTCACGGTAGAAGGCCAGCGAGCGTTGATAGTCCGCCGGTCGGAGCAGCATCCGGCTGGCCAGGATCTCCATGTGTTCGTGTCTAGCACCGGTTGCGCAGGGTCGCCACGCCGGGGCCGCTGAGATCGTCGCAGGCCGCGGCCCGGCCGGTCATTGCCAGCAGCAGCGACAGCAAGGGGCCTTCGACAGCTTCGCCCTGCCCGTGTTGCCAGTCGTCGTCGATGGCGCGCAGCGACAGACCGGCGATCCGCTTCTTGGCGCCGCTGAGCATGTTGGAACCTTTGTAGAAGTCGATCACCTGGCGGACCGCTTCGGTCGGGTAGGTATGCGCGATGCCCAGCGGGCGCCGGATGTCGGCGCCGTGGATGATGATCTCGCCCAGCCAGGAGACCTTGGGACCGGGCGGGGCGGAGGTCGAGTGCACCCGGCCGCGGAAGTCGGCGAGCGTAGCCGCCGGATCGGGTCCGTGGTGCTCATCGAGCTGCCCTTTGGAGAACTTGGCGAAGCTGAAACCCGCCTTGGCCATGCCGGCGAAGAACTTCGCCGGGGTCATCGACGCGGTGGCCGACAGGTGGGCGACGACGTCACGGACCGTCCACTTGGCGCACAGGGAGGGCGCGTCCCATTGCGCGGGGGTCAGGACGGCCAGGTCGTCGGCCAGGGCGCCGCGCTCGGCGGCGATGGTGGTCCAGATGTCGGTCATGGCACCCTCCTCGGCTCAGCCTTGGTGGTTGTTGCGGGCCTGCATCAGGGTGTTGACCCAGCGGGGGCCGACGGTGTTGAGCGCCTTGGCGGCGATGGCCATCCGCGGCGCAATCTGTACCGGCCGGGTACGGGCCGCGGTGATCATCCATTCGCCCGCCTCTTCGGAGGTCAGCGCAGGCATTCCGTCGTAGGCCTTGGTCGGAGCGATCAT
It contains:
- a CDS encoding maleylpyruvate isomerase family mycothiol-dependent enzyme gives rise to the protein MTDIWTTIAAERGALADDLAVLTPAQWDAPSLCAKWTVRDVVAHLSATASMTPAKFFAGMAKAGFSFAKFSKGQLDEHHGPDPAATLADFRGRVHSTSAPPGPKVSWLGEIIIHGADIRRPLGIAHTYPTEAVRQVIDFYKGSNMLSGAKKRIAGLSLRAIDDDWQHGQGEAVEGPLLSLLLAMTGRAAACDDLSGPGVATLRNRC
- a CDS encoding VOC family protein gives rise to the protein MEILASRMLLRPADYQRSLAFYRDEIGLAIAREYGAGTVFFAGQSLLELTGYDEPDHSRGPFPGALWLQVRDLYATQDELRGRDVKIAREARQEPWGLHEMHVTDPDGVTLIFIQVPQGHPLRTDTRQ